CTCGGCTGGACCTCGCTCGCGGGGGGACTCGCACCGTCGTCCTCGACGGGCGACCCGCTGGCCGGGCTGGTCGTTGAACGCGGCGGCGACGCCCGCCGCCCGTACACGCAGCCCGACACGGCCGGGCTCGCCGCGCTCAAAGCGCAGGCCGCCAAGCAGCAGGAGTTCAACACCCTGCTCGAGCAGTCGGCCGGCGGCAGCACGTGGGCCAACCGCACGCTGCAGCTCACTGGCGGCCTGGACGCGGACGCCGGCGCCCAGCAGCTCCTGGACCTCGCCTGGGAGTACCGCCGGGCGGGCAAGTCGCGGCTGGCGGCCGACACGTTCTACCTGCTCGCCCGCCGCTACCCGGACCACGCGGTGGCCGAGCACGCACTCGACTGGATGCTGCGCTACTACAGCAGCAGCGAGACCGCCACCCACGCCCGCGCCGCGTACGAAACGCTGCAGAAGTCGGCGCCGTTGGCGAACGTGTCGTCGCGGCTGCCGGCGCAGCCGGACGAGTGGGCGCCGCAGCTGACACTGGCGGAGCACCAGGGCCGCGCGCTGACGCTGTCGGAGTATGTCGAACAGGCCCGCCCGGTGATGTTCTCCGACCCGCGGCTACGTCTGGCATTGGCCGCGGCGGCGCGGCGGCAGGACCAACGCGACCGCGGCGACCTGCTGCTGACGGCGCTCGGAAAGAGCGGGTCCGCCGAGCATTTCCGGCGGTGCGTGCAGGCCGAGTCGTGGCTCAACGACCCGCACGGCGCGCCGGGAAAGCCAACGCTCGCGGTGGCGGTGGCCGCCGAACGCCCGCTGCTCGACGGCGATCTCAGCGACCCCTGCTGGAAGGCGTTGCCGGACGCCGGCGCGGGCGCAGGTGGTGCGCGGATACGGTTCGCTCAAGACGACCAGTTCCTCTACCTTGCCATCGTTGCCGACAAGCTACCCGGCGCCGCGTACCCGGTTGGCGACGCGGCGCGTCCCCGTGATGCGGACCTGCGTGGCTACGACCGCGTGGCGGTGCGGCTTGATCTGGACCGCGACTACGAAACCGCGTTCGAGTTGACCGTCGATTGCCGCGGCTGGACGCACGACGCCTGCTGGGGCGACGACTCGTGGGACCCACGGTGGTACGTCGCCAGCAAGATGGGCGACAACACCTGGACCGTCGAGGCGGCCGTGCCGCTGAAGGAGCTGGGGTGCGACACGCCCCCCTCCGGCGCGTGGGCGGTCAGCGTCGAGCGCCAGTCGCCCGGCCGCCCGCCATCGCCCTGGACCGGCGCCGCCGTGGCCGACGCCACGCCGGACGCCTACGGCCTGCTGACGCTGCCATCAACGCCGGAGCCTGCGCCGGTCGCGGCCGCCGTTGAAATGCCCTAGCCCGCGGAAAGCGGCCGCGTGATCTGCTAGACTCTCCGCCATGGCATGGTTGATTGGCGTCGATGAGGCGGGCTACGGGCCCAACCTGGGGCCGCTGGCGGTCGCCGCCACCGCGTGGCGTGCGCCCGACAACGCCGGCGAATTGTACGATCTGCTCTCGTCGACGGTCTGCCAGTCGCCCGACGCGAAGCGGGGTGCGGCTCCACGGATTGCGATCGCCGACTCAAAGCTGCTGTACAAGCCGGGCGGCGGACTCGCCGCGCTCGAACGCGCGGTGTTCGCCGCCGCCCAACCGGCGCCCGCTAGCTACGGCGGCCTGCTCGGCGTGCTGCAGGCCGACCCGGGGGATCGCCGTCGTCGGCTGCCGTGGCACGAGTCGTTCGACCCTGTCCTGCCCACTGCGCTGTCGCCAACGCAGCAGACGGACGCGGCAGCGATGCTTGCTGACGGCTGCCGTGCCGCCCAGGTCGCGCTCCCCACGCTCCGCGCCCGGCTGGTGTTCCCGGAGGAGTTCAACCAGCTGACCGAGGAGCACGGCACCAAGGGAGCAGCGCTGTCGCACGTCACGATCGGCATGCTGGCCCAACTAGTCAACGACCTGGCGCCGGACGGCCCGGTCGACTGCGTGCTCGACAAGCACGGCGGACGCAACCGCTACGCAGCGCTCCTACAGCACCACTTCCCCGAACACCTGATCGAGACCCAACACGAGTCGCGGCCCGTGAGCCGCTACGCGTGCGGGCCTGCCGACCGGCGGGTCACGTTTGCGTTCCGCTCCAAGGGGGAGAGCTTCCTGCCGGCGGCGCTGGCGTCGATGATCGCCAAGTACCTCCGCGAGCTGTCGATGCAGGCGCTTAACGAGTACTGGGCGCGGCACGTCGCGGGCCTCAAGCCAACGGCCGGCTACCCGGTCGACGCCAAGCGGTACCGCGCCGATATTGAGCACGCCCGTGCCAAGCTGAGAGTCGATGAGCGGGTGCTGTGGCGGAATCGTTGAAGGCAAAGTCGAGATTCACCACGAAGACACCAAGTCACGAAGGGATCTGAGCGGAGCGAACCCTTGAGCTACTTTTCAAGGCCTGGATGACTCTGCTCCTTTGTGCCTTGGCGCCTTCGTGGTTCAGTTCCTTAGTAGCGCCTGTCCTCCTCCCACGAACCTGATTCAGATATGTTCCTCTACCTAGCACGCCACGCCTGGGCCGGCGAGTTCGGCGACTCCCGGTGGCCCGACGACTCGCTCCGCGAGCTAACGCCCGAAGGCGCCGAACGCTACGCCCGCGTGGTGCAGACGCTCGTCGACCGCGGCTTCGCGCCCGAGCGGATCGCCACCAGCCCGTACACACGCTGCGCACAGACTGCCGAGATCATCGCCCGCGGCGTGCCCGGTTCGCCGCCGATCGAGGAACACGACGCGCTGGCCCCCGGCGGCGACTTCACCGGGCTCTTGGAGTGGACCGCCGCGTGCGGCGGCGCGGACGTCTGCTGGGTGGGGCACAACCCGGACATGGAGCTGCTGACGTTCTCGCTGCTGGGGGGCCGGGGCGCCGGCGTGCGGTTCGC
This genomic interval from Posidoniimonas corsicana contains the following:
- a CDS encoding SixA phosphatase family protein — translated: MFLYLARHAWAGEFGDSRWPDDSLRELTPEGAERYARVVQTLVDRGFAPERIATSPYTRCAQTAEIIARGVPGSPPIEEHDALAPGGDFTGLLEWTAACGGADVCWVGHNPDMELLTFSLLGGRGAGVRFAKGAVAAIRMELPSGAGEPFSAGRLYWHVTAKMLGL